Part of the Amycolatopsis sp. 195334CR genome is shown below.
CGATCGACTCCACCGCGCGGAACCGCGCCCGCCGGTGCACCAGCGTGACGCTGCGCGCGATCGGGTGCAGCGCGAGCACCCAGTCGAACGCCGAGTCCCCGCCGCCGACCACGACCACGTCCTGCCCCTCGTGCGCCCGCAGCGAAGGCACGAAGTGGACCATGCCCCGCCCGAGCCAGCCGTCGCCGGCGGGCAGCGGCCGCGGGGTGAACTCGCCGATGCCCGCGGTGATCAGCACCGCGCCCGTCCGCAGCACCTCACCGCCGTCGAGGGTGACCGACAGCCCGTCGCCGACGTAGTCCAGGCCTTCGGCCTTGCGGCCCAGCAGGTACGTCGGCTTCCACTGCGCGGCCTGCTCGACCAGTGCGTTGACCAGATCCCGCCCGCGCACCGCGGGGAACCCGGCCACGTCGTAGATCATCTTCTCCGGGTACATCGCGGTGACCTGACCGCCCGCCTCCGGCAGCGAGTCGATCACGGCGGTGGACAACCCGCGGAAACCGGCGTAGTAAGCGGCGAACAGGCCGGTCGGCCCGGCACCGACGATCGCCAGGTCCACGGTCGAATCGGGCGCACTCATCCTGAAGAATCCCTCCGCCGTGCTGTGGTGGTGTGGCAGCAGTCACAGCCCACCCTAGTGCGAAAGACCACTCCGCAGGCTTGCCTTACCTGGGCCAGACTGGAGTTATGCCTGAACAGGAATTCCGGATCGAACACGACACGATGGGCGAAGTGAAAGTGCCCGTCGACGCGCTGTACCGCGCCCAGACGCAACGCGCCGTGGAGAACTTCCCGATCTCCGGCCGCGGCCTGGAACGCGCCCAGATCCGCGCGCTCGGCCTGCTCAAGGCCGCGACCGCGCGGGTGAACGCCAAGCTCGGCGTGCTCGACGAGGACCTCGCCACCGCGATCGCCGCGGCCGCCGACGAGGTCGCCGAGGGCAGGCACGACGCCCACTTCCCGATCGACGTGTTCCAGACCGGTTCCGGCACATCGTCGAACATGAACGCCAACGAGGTCATCGCGACGCTGGCCACCCGCGCCCTCGGCCGCGACGTGCACCCGAACGACCACGTCAACGCCTCGCAGTCGTCCAACGACACCTTCCCGACCACCATCCACGTGGCCGCGACGGAAGCAGTGCTCTCGGATGTGATCCCCGCTCTCGACCACCTCGCGCAGGCCATCGAAGCCCGGGCCGCGGAGTGGGCGGACGTGGTCAAGTCCGGCCGCACGCACCTGATGGACGCGGTGCCGATCACGCTGGGCCAGGAGGCCGGGGCGTGGGCCGCGCAGGTCCGCTTCGGCATCGAGCGGCTGCGGTCCGGGCTGGACCGGCTCGGCGAACTGCCGATCGGCGGCACCGCGGTCGGGTCCGGCCTCAACGCGCCGGACGGCTTCGGCGCCGCGGTCGCGGCCGAACTCGCCGAGGTGACCGGCCTGCCGCTGACCGAGGCCCGCGACCACTTCGAGGCGCAGGCCACCCAGGACGGCGTGGTGGAGACCTCCGGCCACCTGCGCACGGTCGCCGTCTCGCTGAACAAGATCGCGAACGACCTGCGCTGGCTGGGTTCCGGCCCGCGCACCGGGCTCGCCGAGCTCGCGCTGCCGGACCTGCAGCCGGGTTCGTCGATCATGCCGGGCAAGGTCAACCCGGTCATCCCGGAGGCCACCCTGCAGGTGGTCGCGCAGGTGATCGGCAACGACGCGGCGGTGGCCTTCGCCGGTGCGCAGGGCAACTTCCAGCTCAACGTGAACCTGCCGGTGATCGCGCGCAACGTGCTGGAGTCCGCGCGCCTGCTCGCCGCGGTCTCGCGCCTGCTGGCGGACAAGGTGTTCGCCGGGGTCACGGTGAACACCGACCGGGCGCGGGAGTACGCCGAAGGTTCGCCGTCGATCGTGACGCCGCTGAATAAGTACATCGGCTACGAAGAGGCGGCGGCCGTGGCGAAGCAGGCGCTCAAGGAGTTGAAGACGATCCGCGAGGTGGTCATCGAACGCGGGTACGTCGCCGACGGCAAGCTGACCGAGGCTCAGCTAGACGAGGCGCTCGACGTGCTCCGGATGGCGCGCGGCGGCAAGTAGTCAGTCGAGTTCGCGCAACGCGGCGGTGAGCGGGCCGGCCAGCCGGTCCGCGAACCCCGCGGGCACCGGTTCGCGCAGCATGTGCAGCCAGGCGAACACCGACCCGAGCAGAACGGCGTGGACGGCCGTCGGCTCGGGTCGTTTTTCCAGCTCGCCGCGGGCCACCGCGCGGTCGAGCATCCGCACCAGGTAGTCCCGCTGCCGCCCGACGAACTGCGTGCCGAAGCGCTCGGCCAGTTCGGGGTCGGCCTGGACGTCGGCGAGCAGGCCGGGGATCGCGCTGGCCGCCGCCGGTCCGTCCAATGAGGACTGGATGACGGCGAGCACGCCGGCCACGTCCCCTTGCAGCGAGCCGGTTTCCGGTGGTGGTGGCAGGTGCTCGTCGTGCACCACCGCGGCGAAGACCAGTTCGGCCTTGGACCGCCAGCGCCGGTAGACCGCCGCCTTCCCCACCCCGGCACGCGCCGCGATCATGTCCACAGTGGACTTCTGGTAACCGGACTCGGCGAGCAGCTCGTGCACGGCGGCGCGTACCGCGTGGTCGATCTCGGTGGCCCGCGGCCTGCCCCGGCGAGGTGTGCTCATGGGGTCAGTTTACGGAACCGGCAGTTCCGTATATGTTCGGGGTCATGACCTGGACGAGAAGCGCCACGCAAGTCCTCGACGTCGAACGCGAACTGGTCTGGCCGGTGCTGGCCGACCTGCCCGGCTGGTCGCGCTGGGACCCGGACCTGGTCGAGGTGACCCGGCACGGCGAAGGTGGTGACCTGGTGCCGCCGGGGCGGTTCTGGGGTGCGGTGCACCGGAAGACGGCGGGGCCGTACCGGCTGGTCGCGGTCGAGGAGGGCAGGCGGATCGAGTTGCACCAGCCGATTCCGCTGGGCGTGATGCGGTTGGAGTACCTGCTCGCGGACGCGCCGGGCGGGCGCACTTCGTACACGCAGCACGTGTCGCTCTCGGGGCCGCTGGCGCGGGTGATGGTGTGGGTGGTCGGCGGGAACGTGGTGCGGCACTTCCCGGAGAAGGGGGCCGCACTGGCGCGACTGGCGTCACCCGCGACGGCGTAGGCCGATCAGCACGCCGAGCGCGACCAGGCCGACGCCGGCGAGATCGGTCAGTTCGAGCCGTTGGGCGCCGAGCAGGACCGCGACGAGCAGGCCAGACACCGGCATCACGCCGATCAGCACCCCGGCGCGATCGGCGCCGAGCACGGAGACGGCGAAGTACCAGATGCCGAATGCGACGGCGGTGACCACCACGGCCAGCACGAGCAGAGCGGTGAGCTGCGTGGTGTTCGGCCGGATCCAACTCTCCACAAAGGACGAGAGCAGGGCGCTGCCGATGGCCGCGGCGAGGCAGCTCCAGGCCGAGGTGGCGAGGGGGCCGAGCCGTTTCACCAGGCCGACGGCGAAGAGGGTGAAGCAGGCCTCGCAGAGCATCGCGAGCACGGCCAGCACGAGGCCGGGGCCGGTGGTGGCGCCGCCGCCGGTGAGGACGACGACTCCGCTGACCGCGAGCACGGCCCCGAAGATGGGCGCGGCGGACGGCTGCTTGCGCGCGAGGAGCGGCCCGGCGACGGCGAGCACGAGCGGACTACCCCCGAGGACGGCGGCGACGAGGCCGGGCTCGGCGTAGCGCTGGGCGTAGAGGAGGCAGGCCTGGAAGCCGACCATCCCGGTGGCGGCGAGGGCGATGAGGGCGGGGAGGTCCGTCCACTTCGGAATGGGGAGGGAACGTCGGCGGAGGGCGAACCAGGAGAGGAGGAGGATGCCGGCTAGGCCGTAGCGGAGTGCCTGGCCGAGGAGGAGGGGGTACTCGTCGAGAAGCCCGGTCACGGGCACCGACCCGCCGACGATCGTGGCGGTGGTCACCCCAGCCACAATCCCGAGGCGGTCGCGGGTTGGCGCCACAGTCGTCGTCATAACGATCAGCGTGGCTGGGGAGCGGCCCACTCAGAAGGACCACTTCACCTCCACTGACTTGATCCATCCGCGCCACCCTCTTCGACCGAGAGCGCTGCTCTCCTCTCAGATCACCGCTCTCGCCCACTTCGAGATCACCGCTCACCAACGAGAGCACCGCTCTCCACCCAGGGCACCCGAGCCGGAGAGGGGAAGCCAAAGGAGAGCCCTGCTCTCCCAGAGCGCCCCCGCCAGCGCCACCCCACCCAGCCAGGCGCCCGGCCAGCGCCACCCGATCAGCATCTCCCCAATCAGCGCCGCCCCAATCAGCGCAGCCCCGCCCCGGCGCCACTCCGACCAGCGCCGCCCGGTCGGCGCCACTTCCGATCAGCGTCGCCCGGTCGGCGCCACTTCCGATCAGCGTCGCCCGGTCAGTGGCGGCCCACCCCGGCGGCGGCCCACCCTGGCGGCGGCCCGATCGCCGCCGACCGGTTAGCGCCGTCGCAGGGACTTGTCGGCTAGGGCCGGCGGCACGTAATCCGCCTCCAGTCGGTTCAGGTCTACGCCCGGCGGCACGATCTCATCGATCCGATCCAGCGCCGCCCCGTCCAACCGCAGGTCCGCCCCCTCCAGCAAGTCCGTCAGCTGAGCAGGCGTCCGCGGCCCGATGATCGCCGACGTCACAGCCGGGTGCGAGAGCACGAAAGCCAGGGCCAGGTGCGACATCGGCCTCCCCAATTCCGCCGCCAGCTTCCGTAGCTCCCCCAGCGCCGCGAACTTCGCCGCGTTCCCCGGCAGCGACGGATCGAACTTGTGCGCCTGAACAGCCTGCCGCCCCTTCGTCAAATCCACATCCCCAGGCTCCACATACCGCCCCGACAACCACCCGCTCGCCAGCGGCGACCAAGTCAGCACCCCCAGCCCGTACCGCTGCGCCGTCGGCAGCACCGCCCCCTCGATCGCCCGGTTGAAGATCGAGTACGGCGGCTGCTCACTCCGGAACCGCACGTGCCCCCGCCGCTCCGCCACCCACTGCGCCTCGACGATCTGCTCCGCCGGGAACACCGAATGCCCGATCGCCCGCACCTTCCCCGCCCGCACGAAATCCGACAACACCGACAGCGTCTCATCGATGTCCGTCGCGTGATCCGGCCGGTGAATCTGGTAAAGGTCCAGGTAGTCCGTGTCCAACCGCCGCAGGCTTCCTTCCAGCGCCCGCACCAGCCACCGCCGTGAATTGCCGGAGTGGTTCTCATCCGGCCCCATCGGGAAATGCGCCTTCGAAGCCAGCACCACGTCGTCGCGACGCCCGCGAAGGGCCTTCCCGATAATCCGCTCGCTCTCCCCGTCCGAATACATGTCGGCGGTGTCCACAAAATTGATGCCGCCGTCCAAGGCCGCGTGCACCATCCGCACGCCCTCCTCGTGCGACGGATTGCCCCACGCCCCGAGCATCATCGCGCCGAACGCGTATTCGCTGACCGAAATACCCGTACCACCCAGAATTCGCCTGTGCATCGCCAGTTCCTTTCCTAGTCCGGAGTCCGGAGTCCTGACACCAGCCTGCGTCCGGGAACCACGACCGCCCAGGCCCGCCGCAACCTGGGTCTGCCAGTACCAGGCACCTCGCCCCCAGGCGGGGATACTGGAGGCATGACCGAACTCGGCGGCTTCCTCAGGGCCCGGCGCGCGGAACTGGACCCCTCCGACTTCGGGCTGCCGCCGGGGGTCAACCACCGGCGCGTGGCCGGGCTGCGCCGCGAGGAACTCGCGCAGCTGGCCGGGATCAGCGTCGACTACTACACGCGCCTGGAGCAGGGCCGCGCCCGCAACGTCTCCGACGCCATCCTCGACGCGGTCGCGCGCGCACTGCGCCTGACCGCCGACGAAGAGGCCTACCTGCGCAACCTCGCCACGCCACAACGCCGCCGCCCGAGCGCCCCGGCCAAACCCCGCGTACGGCCGGAACTCCAGCACCTGCTCGACGCCATGCAGGTCCCGGCCTTCGTCTTCGGCCGCTACATGGACGTGCTGGCGTGGAACCGGCTGGCCAACGCGCTCTCCTTCGACTTCGACGCGATGCCGCCCGAGGAGCGCAACATCCCGCGCCTGTTCTTCCTCGACGACTCGGCCGCCGAATTCCACCCGCAGTGGGCCAAGGTCACCGGTGAGATCGTGGCCAACCTGCGTGCCGAGGCCGGCCGCCACCAGGACGACCCGAAGCTCGCGCAACTGGTCGGCGAACTGTCCGTGCGCAGCGAGGAGTTCCGCCAGCTGTGGGCCCGGCACCAGGTGCAGGACAAGGCCCACTGCACCAAACTCGTGCGCAACCCGGTCGTCGGCGACCTCGACCTGCGCTACGAAACGCTGCGCCTGCCCGACGAGGACCTCGCCGTGGTCACCTACACCGCCGAGCCCGGCAGTGAATCCGAGCGCAGGCTGAACCTGCTGGCCTCCTGGGTGACCGAGGCGGCCCGTGCCGGATAGCGCACTGCGGGAGCTGCTGCTCCCGGCGATCGACGCGGGCGGACGGCCGGGCAAGGCCGCCGAATCCGCGCTGCGCGAGGCGATCCGCTCCGGCAGGCTCCCCGCGCACACCCGGCTGCCGTCGAGCCGCGACCTCGCCGTGCAACTGGGGTTGGCCCGCGGCACGGTGATGGCCTTCTACGCGCAACTGGTCGCCGAGGGCTACCTGTTCGCCGAACGCGGTTCCGGCACGCGCGTGGCACCGATCGGCGGTGGCGCCGAAGCGAAACCGGCCCCTACCACCAGCGCGCCCGCCTGGCGCTACGACCTCAAGCCGGGCCTGCCCGCGCTCGGCGCCTTCCCCCGCGCGGAATGGCTCGCCGCCGAACGCGAGGCGCTGAACTCCCTGCCCGACGCGGGACTCGGCTACCCCGATCCCGCCGGACTGCACGAGCTGCGCGTGGAACTGGCCAGCTACCTGGGCCGCGTGCGGGCCCTGCCGACCAGCCCGGACGACGTGGTGATCACCAGCGGGGCCGCCGAAGCGCTGTCCCTGCTGTCGACCGTGTTGCACCAGCGCGGCGCGCACCGGATCGCCGTCGAGGACCCGAGCCACCTCGGGCAGGCGGACCTGCTCGCCTCCCACGGCCTCGAACCGGTCGGCGTCCCGGTCGACGAGGACGGCATCGACATCAGCCTGCTGACCGAGCCCGGCTGTGGTTCGGTGCTGGTCACGGCCGCGCACCAGTTCCCGCTCGGCATGGCGCTGCACCCGAAGCGCCGCCGCGCGCTGCTGTCGTGGGCCGAGCGCACCGGCGGGTTGGTCATCGAGGACGACTACGACGCCGAACACCGCTACGACCGGCCCGCGCTCGGCGCGATCCGCGCGCTCGACCCGGGCCGCGTGGCCTACATCGGCAGTGTGAGCAAGGTGCTGATCCCCGCGTTGCGCATCGGCTGGCTACTGCTGCCCGCGCACCTGCGCGACCACGTCGTCCGCACCAAGCACCGCCACGACCTCGGGTGCGCGCCGCTGCCGCAGGCCGCGCTCGCCAGGATGCTGCGCACCGGCGGGTACGACCGCCACCTGCGGCGCACGCGGCGGCTCTACCGCCAGCGGCGGGACGCCCTGCTCGACGCGCTCGCCACCGCACTGCCCGACTGGCGCCCGGTGGGCATCGCGGCCGGGCTGCACCTGGTGGTCCGGCTGCCCGACGGCACCGACGACACCGAGGTGCACCGGGCGCTGGCCGCACGCGGGATCTACGCGCCGGCGCTGTCCGAGTACGCGCATTCGGCCGCGGGCCGCCCGTTCCCCGGCCTGGTGCTCGGGTACGCGGCCTCCTCCCCCGACCGGTTGCGGGCGGCGGTGGCCGAGATGGCCGAGGTCACCACCGGCTGAACCCCCGGTGAACAGCCGGGTTTTCGCCGTGGTGCGCCAAAACCGCCGCCTAGGATCCGGCGGTGTGGGGATCGGGCAGGTGCTGCAGTCGCTGGCCGACTTGCTGAGCTCCGACCAGGGCAGCCTGCTGCTCGGCATCGCCGCGCTCGCCGCCATCGGCGCGCCGCTGGCGGACCGGTACCTGGTGCGCCGCAAGCGGATCCAGTTCCGCGTGCTGTACAACTCGAAGATCGGGCTGAACCCGGTCGACCTGAACGGCGAGCCGGGCGTCGACCCCGAACTGCGGCAGCTGGCGCAGCTGCTCGACCGGCTCAGCGTGGTGGTCATCCGGATCCGCAACACCGGCGGCTTCGACATCGGCCCGGACGACTTCGACACCCCGATCGCGTTCACCTTCGGCAGGCGGATCGTCTGGGACGCCAGGATTTCCGAGGCGAGCGACCCGGATCTGCGGAAGCTCGTCCGGGAGAACATGGAGTTCTTCTCCACCGGGGTGCCGGAGGAGGGCCTGACCGAACTGCGCCGCTCGATGGCCGACCGGCTGCGGGGCATGTTCGCCGCCAAGGCGCAGGCGGCGCCCGCCCCACCGCAGTGGCACGGCGTGCGGCTGAGCAAGCTTTCCTTGAAGGCCAAGGAGAAGTTCAAGCTGGTGGTGGTGCTGCGCGAGCCGGACGACGCCGACGGGCCGGACATCACCAAGGAGTGGCACCGCGAAGGCCGGATCACCGGCGGCCGGATCAAGGACGAGAAGAAGCAGCGGCGGCTGAGCTGGCCGGTGCTGGCCGTGGCGGTCGGTGTGCTGCTCACCGGCGCGCTGCTGGCGACCCTGCTCACCGCGGGTTCCCGGCCGGACCTGGCCGAGCAGTGCGCCGAAGGCTCGCTGAACGTCGAGGGGTCGAGCGCCTTCGAGCCGATCATGCGGACCATCGCGGCCGAGTACGCCGCGGGTTGCTCCGACGCCGCCGTGGCCACCCGCGCGACCGGCAGCAACGACGGCATCCGCGCGCTCAACGAGCTGCCGCCGGAACGCCAGCACGAGCTGGCCGTGCT
Proteins encoded:
- a CDS encoding DMT family transporter; translated protein: MTTATIVGGSVPVTGLLDEYPLLLGQALRYGLAGILLLSWFALRRRSLPIPKWTDLPALIALAATGMVGFQACLLYAQRYAEPGLVAAVLGGSPLVLAVAGPLLARKQPSAAPIFGAVLAVSGVVVLTGGGATTGPGLVLAVLAMLCEACFTLFAVGLVKRLGPLATSAWSCLAAAIGSALLSSFVESWIRPNTTQLTALLVLAVVVTAVAFGIWYFAVSVLGADRAGVLIGVMPVSGLLVAVLLGAQRLELTDLAGVGLVALGVLIGLRRRG
- a CDS encoding PstS family phosphate ABC transporter substrate-binding protein is translated as MGIGQVLQSLADLLSSDQGSLLLGIAALAAIGAPLADRYLVRRKRIQFRVLYNSKIGLNPVDLNGEPGVDPELRQLAQLLDRLSVVVIRIRNTGGFDIGPDDFDTPIAFTFGRRIVWDARISEASDPDLRKLVRENMEFFSTGVPEEGLTELRRSMADRLRGMFAAKAQAAPAPPQWHGVRLSKLSLKAKEKFKLVVVLREPDDADGPDITKEWHREGRITGGRIKDEKKQRRLSWPVLAVAVGVLLTGALLATLLTAGSRPDLAEQCAEGSLNVEGSSAFEPIMRTIAAEYAAGCSDAAVATRATGSNDGIRALNELPPERQHELAVLSDGVAGEAGPELVSQKVAVVVYGVVVNASAGVDGLTADQLRGIYEGRFRDWKDVRGGESLPIRIVGRGQESGSRQVFEGKVLGGDGRRISEGVLSSDSCEQATVPAPTTRCERSSTAQVLEEVAATPGAIGYADAPAAKAATARNPAVVTATIDGRYPDFTAIEPGYPFWTIEYLYTKGVPKNDTLLKKFVDYLGSDTARAELQDAGYTPCVGRDGFPHPLCVRGE
- a CDS encoding SRPBCC family protein, which codes for MTWTRSATQVLDVERELVWPVLADLPGWSRWDPDLVEVTRHGEGGDLVPPGRFWGAVHRKTAGPYRLVAVEEGRRIELHQPIPLGVMRLEYLLADAPGGRTSYTQHVSLSGPLARVMVWVVGGNVVRHFPEKGAALARLASPATA
- a CDS encoding TetR/AcrR family transcriptional regulator, whose translation is MSTPRRGRPRATEIDHAVRAAVHELLAESGYQKSTVDMIAARAGVGKAAVYRRWRSKAELVFAAVVHDEHLPPPPETGSLQGDVAGVLAVIQSSLDGPAAASAIPGLLADVQADPELAERFGTQFVGRQRDYLVRMLDRAVARGELEKRPEPTAVHAVLLGSVFAWLHMLREPVPAGFADRLAGPLTAALRELD
- a CDS encoding NAD(P)/FAD-dependent oxidoreductase, producing MSAPDSTVDLAIVGAGPTGLFAAYYAGFRGLSTAVIDSLPEAGGQVTAMYPEKMIYDVAGFPAVRGRDLVNALVEQAAQWKPTYLLGRKAEGLDYVGDGLSVTLDGGEVLRTGAVLITAGIGEFTPRPLPAGDGWLGRGMVHFVPSLRAHEGQDVVVVGGGDSAFDWVLALHPIARSVTLVHRRARFRAVESIVRQARELGVRIITDAEVTELRDTGDGALGEITVEVKGGETLVLPAQSVIAALGFTADLGPIENWGLEIDHRAISVDSTMATAKPRVYAAGDVAAYPGKVKLIATGFGEAATAVNNIAVALDPEAHLFPGHSSNAE
- a CDS encoding PLP-dependent aminotransferase family protein — its product is MPDSALRELLLPAIDAGGRPGKAAESALREAIRSGRLPAHTRLPSSRDLAVQLGLARGTVMAFYAQLVAEGYLFAERGSGTRVAPIGGGAEAKPAPTTSAPAWRYDLKPGLPALGAFPRAEWLAAEREALNSLPDAGLGYPDPAGLHELRVELASYLGRVRALPTSPDDVVITSGAAEALSLLSTVLHQRGAHRIAVEDPSHLGQADLLASHGLEPVGVPVDEDGIDISLLTEPGCGSVLVTAAHQFPLGMALHPKRRRALLSWAERTGGLVIEDDYDAEHRYDRPALGAIRALDPGRVAYIGSVSKVLIPALRIGWLLLPAHLRDHVVRTKHRHDLGCAPLPQAALARMLRTGGYDRHLRRTRRLYRQRRDALLDALATALPDWRPVGIAAGLHLVVRLPDGTDDTEVHRALAARGIYAPALSEYAHSAAGRPFPGLVLGYAASSPDRLRAAVAEMAEVTTG
- a CDS encoding aldo/keto reductase → MHRRILGGTGISVSEYAFGAMMLGAWGNPSHEEGVRMVHAALDGGINFVDTADMYSDGESERIIGKALRGRRDDVVLASKAHFPMGPDENHSGNSRRWLVRALEGSLRRLDTDYLDLYQIHRPDHATDIDETLSVLSDFVRAGKVRAIGHSVFPAEQIVEAQWVAERRGHVRFRSEQPPYSIFNRAIEGAVLPTAQRYGLGVLTWSPLASGWLSGRYVEPGDVDLTKGRQAVQAHKFDPSLPGNAAKFAALGELRKLAAELGRPMSHLALAFVLSHPAVTSAIIGPRTPAQLTDLLEGADLRLDGAALDRIDEIVPPGVDLNRLEADYVPPALADKSLRRR
- a CDS encoding helix-turn-helix domain-containing protein, whose product is MTELGGFLRARRAELDPSDFGLPPGVNHRRVAGLRREELAQLAGISVDYYTRLEQGRARNVSDAILDAVARALRLTADEEAYLRNLATPQRRRPSAPAKPRVRPELQHLLDAMQVPAFVFGRYMDVLAWNRLANALSFDFDAMPPEERNIPRLFFLDDSAAEFHPQWAKVTGEIVANLRAEAGRHQDDPKLAQLVGELSVRSEEFRQLWARHQVQDKAHCTKLVRNPVVGDLDLRYETLRLPDEDLAVVTYTAEPGSESERRLNLLASWVTEAARAG
- a CDS encoding class II fumarate hydratase, whose protein sequence is MPEQEFRIEHDTMGEVKVPVDALYRAQTQRAVENFPISGRGLERAQIRALGLLKAATARVNAKLGVLDEDLATAIAAAADEVAEGRHDAHFPIDVFQTGSGTSSNMNANEVIATLATRALGRDVHPNDHVNASQSSNDTFPTTIHVAATEAVLSDVIPALDHLAQAIEARAAEWADVVKSGRTHLMDAVPITLGQEAGAWAAQVRFGIERLRSGLDRLGELPIGGTAVGSGLNAPDGFGAAVAAELAEVTGLPLTEARDHFEAQATQDGVVETSGHLRTVAVSLNKIANDLRWLGSGPRTGLAELALPDLQPGSSIMPGKVNPVIPEATLQVVAQVIGNDAAVAFAGAQGNFQLNVNLPVIARNVLESARLLAAVSRLLADKVFAGVTVNTDRAREYAEGSPSIVTPLNKYIGYEEAAAVAKQALKELKTIREVVIERGYVADGKLTEAQLDEALDVLRMARGGK